The sequence below is a genomic window from bacterium.
GCGCGTCCCGACGATCGTCGCCGCGCTCAGGGAACCTCCGCGCCTGCCTCCCGACGTGAGCTTCGCACCGCGTTGCCGTTCGACGTTTCGACGGCAGGGTGCCGACATGAGCCTCGCACCGCGTTGCCGTTCGACGTTTCAACGGCAAGGTGCCGCGGGGTTCGCGTCGGGCGGCAGGCGCGGTGGGGCGCCGTGGTTTCGACGATCTTCGCGACGCGCCGGCCGCCCCTACGGTTTTTTCTCGTCCTTCGAGGCTTCGTTCATCGACTGGCGGAAGTTCTTGATCCCTTCGCCGAGACTCTTGCCCAGTTCGGGCAGACGGCGCGCGCCGAAGAAGAGAACCGCCAGAACGAGGAGAAGCAGGATCTCCGGAACGCCCAGGTTCATCTGACACCTCCGGGACGGTCGCCCGTCCCTTGTCTATTATTGCTTCCCCCGCTCGTTCGTCCACGCCTGACGGACCCGTCTTTCGTTCCCCACCCGCTGCGTCACGCCGACGTCGTCGAGCTTCTCCAGCAGCGGAATCGCGTATTTCCGGGTCAGCCCGAACAGTTCCTTGAACTCCGGCACGCCGAACGTCGTCCGTCCGCCTTCCGCCTCGGCGCGCAGCCGCTCGGCGAGCGCGCGGAACGCGGAGGCCGAAACGTAGGCGCCGTCCCCCAGCCGGATCGCCTCGCGCCGTCGCAGCGCGAATCCGGCCAAGCCCTTGTCCGGCGCGCCGAGCCCGGCGCGGCGCAGCCACTCATCCTCCGGGAGCGCCTCGAGGCCGGCCGCCTCCAGCGCCGCGAGAAGACGGTCGTAGCGGCGCTTCTCCTCGCCCTCGAGATCGACGCGGTGCGAGGCGAGCCGAACCGCGTCGGCCTCGACGACGATTCCGCCCCCCGCGGCGAACGCCTCGAGCAGGGCCCGAAACTCCCCCTGCGGCCAGCGCGGCGCGAGGACCGCGCGCAGCGGCTCCGGCGCGACCCCCGTCTCCAGCGGACGCTCGCGGTGGCGGCGCGACAGCTCGGCGCGCAGCGCCTTCTCCAGCGCGGCGAAAGCGTCCGCCGCGAGCAGCAGCTCTCCCGCCACGAGGTGGAAGCGCGCGCCGCGCCCCCCCTTGGCGAGCCCCTCGGCGATCTCCTTCGCCGCCGCCGGCTCGAGCCCGATAAGCGGCGCGCGCTCGGCGAGCGGCAGCCCGCGCTCGCCCGCCTCCTCGGCGGCGACGGCCAGACGCTCCGCGCCGGTCATCGCCGCGAGCGCCGCCGCGCGCGTTCCCCACGCCGCGTCCTTCGGACTCCGGCGCGGCGGATCGAGATCGGCGACGACGCCGCCGGCGAGGGTCGCGACCGGGCTGAAGCGCCGCAGCACGAAGCGGTCCCCCGGCAACGCGGCGAGCGGCGCCTCGAGGCGCAGCTGCCCCCCGCCGCTCTCCCCCGCGGCGAGCCGCCCCGGCGGCGGCAGGCGGAGACGCGCCATCACCTCCGCGGTGCCGAGGTGCACGCGCACCCGCATCCCTTCCTCGAGCGGCGCCGGAGCGTCGCGCAGGACGGTCAGCGCGGCGTCGAAGACCGAGGCGGCGACGTCGCGCCCCGGCGGCACGAGCGTCATGCCGCGTTCGAGGCGCGCGCGGTCCACGCCCTGAAGATTGACCGCGACGCGGCGGCGCGGCGGCGCGCAGTCCACCGACGCGCCGTGGACCTGCAGGCCGCGCACGCGCGCCTCCGGCCCGCCCGGCGAGGCGACGAGCGGATCGCCGACCCGCAGCGCGCCGCCGTGCAGCGTGCCGGTGACGACGGTGCCGAACCCCTTCGCCGCGAAGACGCGGTCGATCGGCAGGCGCGGCCACGGCCCCGCCGCCTCGCGCGGCGCGCGCTCCGCCGCGGACCGCAGCGCGGCGCGCAGCGCGTCGAGCCCTTCGCCGGTCGCGCCGCTCACCTTGACCAGCGGCGCGTCGTCGAGGAACGTGCCGCGGACGAGTTCGCGGACCTCCTCCGCGGCGAGGTCGGTCAGTTCGGGACCGGCGAGGTCGATGCGCGTCAGCGCGACGACCCCCGTCCCGAGGCCGAGCAGGCGGCAGATCCCCAGATGCTCGCGCGTCTGCGGCATCACCGACTCGTCGGCGGCGACGACCAGCAGCAGCAGGTCGATTCCCGACGCGCCGGCGAGCATGTTGTGGACGAACTTCTCGTGGCCCGGAACGTCCACGAAGGAGAACTCGACGCCGTCCCACGCGGCGTGCGCGAAGCCGAGG
It includes:
- the tatA gene encoding twin-arginine translocase TatA/TatE family subunit, coding for MNLGVPEILLLLVLAVLFFGARRLPELGKSLGEGIKNFRQSMNEASKDEKKP
- the selB gene encoding selenocysteine-specific translation elongation factor produces the protein MAETSARHVVVGTAGHIDHGKSTLVRALTGVDPDRLPEERRRGITIDLGFAHAAWDGVEFSFVDVPGHEKFVHNMLAGASGIDLLLLVVAADESVMPQTREHLGICRLLGLGTGVVALTRIDLAGPELTDLAAEEVRELVRGTFLDDAPLVKVSGATGEGLDALRAALRSAAERAPREAAGPWPRLPIDRVFAAKGFGTVVTGTLHGGALRVGDPLVASPGGPEARVRGLQVHGASVDCAPPRRRVAVNLQGVDRARLERGMTLVPPGRDVAASVFDAALTVLRDAPAPLEEGMRVRVHLGTAEVMARLRLPPPGRLAAGESGGGQLRLEAPLAALPGDRFVLRRFSPVATLAGGVVADLDPPRRSPKDAAWGTRAAALAAMTGAERLAVAAEEAGERGLPLAERAPLIGLEPAAAKEIAEGLAKGGRGARFHLVAGELLLAADAFAALEKALRAELSRRHRERPLETGVAPEPLRAVLAPRWPQGEFRALLEAFAAGGGIVVEADAVRLASHRVDLEGEEKRRYDRLLAALEAAGLEALPEDEWLRRAGLGAPDKGLAGFALRRREAIRLGDGAYVSASAFRALAERLRAEAEGGRTTFGVPEFKELFGLTRKYAIPLLEKLDDVGVTQRVGNERRVRQAWTNERGKQ